From a single Acidimicrobiales bacterium genomic region:
- a CDS encoding phosphotransferase family protein, which yields MPVEGQRDPAHVTEVLERWMAGQMPHVGPVEVTDLVVPQASGFSNETFLFDASWTGADGRRETAALVLRSQPLVHKLFPESDLLVHQYEVIRHLGEHTDVPVPRTRGAESDPAVLGAPFFVMDRLAGQVPGDSPPYTQEGFVMEMSPARREEWHRNAVAALVQVGQVDWRAAGLAFLDQPHHGPTGAVQRRNYSASYLAWATKGEAHPVVHPAWDWLEANWPDDTEHLGLAWGDARPGNLMFDGTEVIGVFDWEMVALGNPESDLGWWLFLQRYSTDGVGAPLPPGMLDRAATIALWEDLMGRPASHVDFYEKLAGFHFCLVMVKLAEMFAMSMGPDALAMAVHNPVTQITCELMDLEMPAPTA from the coding sequence ATGCCAGTCGAAGGACAACGCGACCCGGCGCACGTGACCGAGGTGCTCGAGAGGTGGATGGCCGGGCAGATGCCCCATGTCGGCCCCGTCGAGGTGACCGACCTCGTCGTCCCGCAGGCCAGCGGGTTCTCCAACGAGACCTTCCTCTTCGACGCCTCGTGGACCGGGGCCGACGGACGGCGCGAGACCGCCGCGCTGGTGCTGCGCAGCCAGCCGCTGGTCCACAAGCTCTTCCCCGAGAGCGACCTGTTGGTCCACCAGTACGAGGTCATCCGCCACCTCGGCGAGCACACCGACGTCCCGGTGCCGCGCACCCGCGGGGCCGAGTCCGACCCCGCGGTGCTCGGTGCCCCGTTCTTCGTGATGGACCGCCTCGCCGGCCAGGTGCCGGGCGACTCGCCGCCCTACACCCAGGAGGGCTTCGTCATGGAGATGAGCCCGGCCCGACGCGAGGAGTGGCACCGCAACGCCGTCGCCGCGCTGGTCCAGGTCGGACAGGTCGACTGGCGGGCCGCCGGGCTCGCGTTCCTCGACCAGCCCCACCACGGCCCCACCGGGGCCGTGCAGCGCCGCAACTACTCCGCTTCGTACCTCGCCTGGGCCACGAAGGGCGAGGCCCATCCCGTCGTCCACCCGGCCTGGGACTGGCTGGAGGCCAACTGGCCCGATGACACCGAGCACCTCGGCCTGGCCTGGGGCGACGCCCGACCCGGCAACCTCATGTTCGACGGCACCGAGGTGATCGGGGTCTTCGACTGGGAGATGGTCGCCCTCGGCAACCCCGAGAGCGACCTCGGCTGGTGGCTGTTCCTCCAGCGCTACTCGACCGACGGCGTCGGCGCCCCCCTCCCCCCCGGGATGCTCGACCGGGCGGCGACGATCGCCCTGTGGGAGGACCTCATGGGCCGCCCCGCGTCCCACGTCGACTTCTACGAGAAGCTGGCCGGGTTCCACTTCTGCCTCGTGATGGTGAAGCTCGCCGAGATGTTCGCCATGTCGATGGGCCCGGACGCGCTGGCCATGGCCGTCCACAACCCCGTCACCCAGATCACGTGCGAGCTGATGGACCTGGAGATGCCGGCGCCGACCGCGTGA
- the bfr gene encoding bacterioferritin, with protein sequence MNGNPDVIEILNEVLTAELTAVNQYFIDAKMMQNWGYDGLGAKFRHESIDEMHDAEALIERILYLDGVPNLQRLGSVRVGEDVPEKLQLALQVEVEAVERLTRGIELCSDRHDHGSRELLEHILKGEEEHADWLEAQLSLIEQLGTELYLSQQVAKAD encoded by the coding sequence GTGAACGGCAACCCCGACGTCATCGAGATCCTCAACGAGGTCCTCACCGCTGAGCTGACCGCGGTCAACCAGTACTTCATCGACGCCAAGATGATGCAGAACTGGGGCTACGACGGGCTCGGCGCGAAGTTCCGCCACGAGTCGATCGACGAGATGCACGACGCCGAGGCCCTGATCGAGCGCATCCTCTACCTCGACGGGGTCCCCAACCTCCAACGCCTCGGCTCCGTGCGCGTCGGCGAGGACGTCCCCGAGAAGCTCCAGCTCGCCCTCCAGGTGGAGGTCGAGGCCGTCGAGCGCCTGACCAGGGGCATCGAGCTGTGCTCCGACCGTCACGACCACGGCTCGCGGGAGCTGCTCGAGCACATCCTGAAGGGCGAGGAGGAGCACGCCGACTGGCTGGAGGCGCAGCTCAGCCTGATCGAGCAGCTCGGCACCGAGCTGTACCTGAGCCAGCAGGTCGCGAAGGCCGACTGA
- a CDS encoding (2Fe-2S)-binding protein — MIICHCRNVNDSAVAAAIDEGICNVEELGDVCGIGAECGGCRPALAELLSARTGTPVEPALRTPSAVA; from the coding sequence GTGATCATCTGCCACTGCCGGAACGTGAACGACTCCGCCGTCGCCGCCGCGATCGACGAGGGGATCTGCAACGTCGAGGAGCTCGGTGACGTGTGCGGCATCGGGGCCGAGTGCGGCGGATGTCGCCCGGCTCTGGCAGAGTTGCTCAGCGCCCGCACCGGCACGCCGGTGGAGCCGGCGCTGCGCACCCCTTCCGCCGTCGCCTGA
- a CDS encoding nuclear transport factor 2 family protein translates to MAGPDGRLGDVRAIEEVVLRYCRGIDRLDLDLVRSCYHPDATDTHGTFSGTVDEFVAWVGGLLRRYDATFHLVANHLVDFASADPTGEADVAVSETYGVAHHRSSDPDPRRNLTVGFRFVDRFERRDGRWRIAERVATTEWVQAPAPGSRWPVPDDGAVGRRDGDDPLARMLGELAARPEPGPRAPG, encoded by the coding sequence GTGGCCGGCCCCGACGGTCGCCTCGGCGACGTCCGCGCCATCGAGGAGGTGGTGCTGCGCTACTGCCGGGGCATCGACCGCCTCGACCTCGACCTCGTCCGGTCGTGCTACCACCCCGACGCCACGGACACCCACGGCACCTTCTCGGGCACCGTCGACGAGTTCGTGGCCTGGGTCGGCGGGCTGCTCCGTCGCTACGACGCCACGTTCCACCTGGTCGCCAACCACCTGGTCGACTTCGCGTCGGCCGATCCGACCGGGGAGGCGGACGTCGCCGTCTCGGAGACCTACGGGGTGGCCCACCACCGCAGCTCGGACCCCGACCCGCGCCGCAACCTGACGGTCGGGTTCCGCTTCGTCGACCGCTTCGAGCGTCGGGACGGGCGGTGGCGCATCGCCGAGCGGGTGGCCACGACGGAGTGGGTGCAGGCGCCGGCGCCGGGATCCCGGTGGCCCGTCCCCGACGACGGCGCCGTGGGTCGCCGGGACGGCGACGACCCCCTCGCCCGGATGCTCGGGGAGCTGGCGGCCCGACCCGAGCCCGGGCCCCGGGCTCCGGGTTGA
- a CDS encoding glucose 1-dehydrogenase produces MPGPDSETSGRFDGRVALVTGAARGMGEAIARRLVDEGASVVLTDVLVELGRTLAGELGPRVRFVEHDVSDETGWAAAVETAEQTFGSLDVVVNNAGVFWRRALEDESADGLRRAFEVNTLGPFLGMTAALPALRRAGGGAVVNVVSLASMHGYAWQGAYGASKWALRGLTRVAAQEFGPEGIRVNAVMPGPIETDMLPPDATGLGDARFAGVPLGRAGQAAEVASVVCYLASPEASYVSGAEVVVDGGSSAAPPATPRPAAG; encoded by the coding sequence GTGCCAGGACCCGACAGCGAGACGAGCGGGCGATTCGACGGCCGGGTGGCGCTCGTGACCGGCGCCGCCCGCGGGATGGGTGAGGCGATCGCCCGCCGGCTCGTCGACGAAGGGGCGTCGGTGGTGCTGACCGACGTCCTGGTCGAGCTGGGCCGGACCCTGGCCGGGGAGCTCGGGCCGCGTGTGCGCTTCGTCGAACACGACGTGAGCGACGAGACCGGTTGGGCGGCGGCGGTCGAGACCGCCGAGCAGACCTTCGGATCGCTCGACGTGGTCGTCAACAACGCCGGGGTCTTCTGGCGGCGCGCCCTCGAGGACGAGTCGGCGGACGGCCTGCGTCGGGCGTTCGAGGTGAACACCCTCGGGCCGTTCCTCGGCATGACGGCGGCCCTGCCGGCCCTGCGACGGGCGGGTGGCGGCGCGGTCGTGAACGTCGTCTCCCTGGCATCGATGCACGGCTACGCGTGGCAGGGGGCCTACGGCGCCTCCAAGTGGGCGCTGCGGGGTCTGACCCGGGTGGCCGCCCAGGAGTTCGGGCCGGAGGGGATCCGCGTGAACGCGGTGATGCCCGGTCCCATCGAGACCGACATGCTCCCGCCCGACGCCACCGGGCTCGGCGACGCCCGCTTCGCCGGCGTCCCGTTGGGTCGCGCCGGGCAGGCCGCGGAGGTGGCGTCGGTGGTCTGCTACCTCGCCTCGCCCGAGGCCAGCTACGTCTCCGGGGCCGAGGTCGTGGTGGACGGCGGTTCGTCGGCGGCCCCGCCGGCCACGCCCCGACCGGCGGCGGGCTGA